The Mesorhizobium loti DNA segment GCTGATCATTGGTGGCGGCTATGTCTGGGTGACCGGCGGGCGCTATCAGGAAACGGAAAACGCCAATCTGCAGCAGGCCAAGGTGTCGATCGCCTCGGACACGGCCGGCCGCATCGTCCAGGTTGCGATAGCGGACAATCAGATGGTCAAGCAGGGCGATCTCCTGTTCGCCATCGACCCCGAGCCTTACCGGATCGCGCTTGCCCAGGCCGACGCGGCCGTAGCCGCCGCGCGCCTCAACGTCGAGCAGCTGCGCGCCGCCTACAGCCAGTCGACGGCGCAGGAGAAATCCGCCAGCAGCGAGGTCGACTACGCGCAGTCGCAATATGACCGCGCCGCCGATCTCGCGCAGAAGGGCATCAACGCCAAGTCGTCGCTGGATCAGGCCCGCAACGACCTCGACAAGGCAAAGCAGCAGGTCGCCGTCGCCCAGCAAGGCATCATCAGCGCCAAGGCCGCACTTGGCGGCAACCCCGACATCGAAACCGACAAGCACCCGACCGTGATGGCCGCGCTCGCCGCACGCGACAAGGCCGCCTACGACCTGGCGCAGACCACGGTGAAGGCGCCCGCCGATGGCGTCATCTCCCAGGCCTCGTCCTTCAAGGTCGGCCAGTATGTCGGCTCCGGCACGCCGCTGTTTTCGCTGGTCGAGACCAACGACACCTGGATCGATGCCAATTTCAAGGAAACCCAGCTCACCAACATGAGGCCGGGCCAGAAGGCCGAGATCGTCGTCGATACCTATCCGGGCAAGACATTCGAAGCGACGGTCAAGGCGATCGGTGCGGGAACGGGTGCTGAATTCTCGCTGCTTCCCGCCCAGAACGCCACCGGCAACTGGGTCAAGGTCACGCAGCGCATTCCGGTACGCCTGGAACTGACCGATCCCGACGCCAGGATGGCGCTGCGGACCGGCATGAGCGCCTCTGTCACCGTCGATACCGGCGTTGCCCGCGGTTTTCCCGCAATATTCGGTCACGCCACGGCTGGTGAGGCCGCGCACTAGAATCAGCTGAAGCCCGCGCTGACCAGCGGGCGGAAGCGGGTAGCAGGATTGGTCTGACGGGAGGAGTGTGAAGGATCAGAGCCTGGTTCGAGCCGCGTCGCGGCCTGGCCGAAATCTGAAAATCTTCGACACGGACCCTTCGGTCCTCATGTTTCCGGGCGGCAGGCATCCGCTCATCAGAGACTTTCGATCGATGTAACCCCCACATCGATAATCGCGTCCCACCGCGATGAGGGTCTCTCAACGGAAGGCGTTGCCGCCCGGAAACCCCTATGTACACGTTTTTGTTACCTGCTGGAAGTTCCGCATCATGAGCACGCCAGAACCATTTCGAGAGGTGCCGCATCGCGGCCTGATCACGGTTGCGCTCATGCTGGCGACGATCATGCAGGCGCTCGACACCACGATCGCCAACGTCGCGCTGCCGACCATGACCGGCGATCTCGGTGCCTCTCCCGACAACATCAACTGGGTGCTGACCTCCTACATCGTCGCCGCCGCCATCATGACGCCGGTCACCGGCTGGCTCGCCGACCGCTTCGGCCGCAAGGAGCTGTTCCTGACGACCGTGGTCGGCTTCACCGTCTTCTCCATGCTGTGCGGCCTGGCATGGAGCCTTGAAACCATTGTGCTGTTCCGGCTGATGCAAGGCGTGTTCGGCGCCGCCATCGTGCCGCTGTCGCAGACCTTCCTGCTCGATATCAACCCCAAGGAACGTCACGGCCAGGCCATGGCCATCTGGGGCGCCGGCATCATGCTGGGACCGATCCTGGGCCCGACGCTGGGCGGCTGGCTGACCGACAATTTCAACTGGCGCTGGGTGTTCTTCATCAACCTGCCGGTCGGCATCGTCGCCTTCCTTGGCATGGCCGCCTATCTGCCGGCTGTTGCCCGGCGGGTGCGCAGCTTCGATTTCTTCGGCTTTGCCATGATATCGCTCGGCGTCGGCGCGCTGCAGCTGATGCTGGACCGCGGCGGCGAGGTCGATTGGTTTTCCTCGGTCGAGATATGGATCGAACTCGGTCTGGCCATCACCGGTTTCTGGGTTTTCATCATTCACACGGTGACGGCGGAACATCCCTTTATCGATCCGAAGATTTTCCTCGACCGCAACTTCGTCACCGGCCTGGCCTTCATCTTCATCATGGGTGTGCTCATCCTGGCCTCGATGTCGCTGCTGCCGCCGATGCTGTCGACGATTTTCGGCTATCCGACCATCACCATCGGCATCGTCATAGGTCCGCGCGGTATCGGCACGATGATTTCGATGCTCGTCGTCGGGCGGCTCATGAACAAGATCGACGCCAGAATTCTCGTCGTCATCGGCTTTCTGCTGACCGCGCAGTCGCTCTACACAATGGCGAGCTTCACGCCGCAGATGGATAACTGGCTGATCCTTAGCTCCGGTGTGATTCAGGGCCTGGGTATGGGAATGGTGTTCGTGCCGCTGTCGACAGTTGCCTTCGCCACGCTCGACGCGCGCTACCGCACCGATGCGACCGCGCTGTTCAGCCTGGTGCGCAATCTTGGCTCGTCGATCGGTGTGTCGGTGGTGACGGTGCTCCTGGTGCGCAACACGCAGATCAATCACGCCGAGCTTTCAGCCTTCATCAACCCGTTCAATCCCAATCTCTGGGCGGTCTCGCCGGCGGCTGCGGGCGGCGATCCGATGGCGCTGTCGGAGGTCGATCGCATGGTCAATCTCCAGGCGATGATGATCTCCTATGTCAACGACTTCAAAATCCTGATGGTGATGACGCTGCTAGCCATCCCGTTCGTCTTCCTGCTGCGCAAGCCGAAGGCTGCGCCGGCCGGCGGCGCACCTGCGGCGCATATGGACTAGGCCCTCGGGCCGCCGCCGCGGTGCCTGCGGTCAAATGCGGCTCCCCGACGCCGGGTCGAAGAAATGCACGGTCGACTTTCGCAGGGAAAGCATGACGGTCTCATCCGGTCTCAAAGTGACGCGTTCGCGCAGCACGCAGACGAGTTCGTGGCCCGCCATTTCGACAGAAAGATGCGTCTCCGCGCCGGTCGGCTCGACGACGATTACCCTGGCCGCTGCGCCGGTTGTGCTGTCGATGTGAATGTCTTCCGGACGCACGCCCAGCACGAGGCGCCGCCCTGCGGCTGTGGCAGGAATGGCTGACAGCGGGATGATCGATCCGTCGTCCAGTTCGAGGCCGGGATGAGGATTGTCGCGCGCTGTTCCTTCGATGAAATTCATCGCCGGCGATCCAAGGAATCCGGCGACGAACATATTGACCGGCCGGTCGTACAGGTCGAGCGGCGAGCCGATCTGCTCGATCCTGCCGCCATTGAGCACGACGATCTTGTCGGCCATCGTCATCGCCTCGATCTGGTCGTGTGTGACATAGACGATGGTCGACTTGAGACGCTGGTGCAGCGCCTTGATCTCGGAGCGCATCTGCACGCGCAGCTTGGCGTCGAGGTTGGAGAGCGGCTCGTCGAACAGGAATACCTTGGGATCGCGCACGATGGCGCGGCCCATGGCGACGCGTTGGCGCTGGCCGCCCGACAACTGGCGCGGATAGCGCGCGAGCAGCGGCTGCAGCCCCAGGATCGATGCCGCCGTGTCTACCTTTTCCTTGATCTCGGCTTTCTTGGCGCCGGCGAGTTCGAGGGCGAAACCCATATTCTGCGCGACGGTCATCTGCGGATAGAGCGCATAGTTCTGGAACACCATGGCGATGTCCCGTTCCTTCGGCTGCAGATGATTCACCACTCGCTCGCCGATCGATATCTCGCCGCCCGAGATGGTTTCGAGCCCGGCGATCATGCGCAGCAGCGTCGATTTTCCGCAGCCCGAAGGGCCGACCAGAATGACAAATTCACCGTCCTCAATGTCGACACTGACCCCATGGATCACGGGGGTCGCGCCATAGGACTTCTTCACATCGACGATCTGGACAGAAGACATCTCGTAACCCCGTTTCCTAGAGCCGCGGCCTGACGCGGATGGCTTGATAGGGCTTGCCGGGCAACTCGACCCCGAAAGCAGCGTCCGCCTTGCCCCCACGCACGACCGAGCCATGGCGTGTAGGATGCGGAATCGGCGCCGGCACTTTCGTGGCGGGCGTCACCGTCATGGCCCAAGTGTCGATGATGTCGATGTCGTAGTGGCCATCCTGCAGCGGTAGGCCGGTGGACCAGACGACCGGCTGATGCTCGCCAAGATAGATGTAACGAAGATCGCCGTCTCTGGCGCCGGAGACGCGGCTCCAGGGCCATTCGCTGTTGTGGCCCATCGGCTCCAACCCATTGCTGACGTCCTCTTCGATGAGGTCGCGCAGGAAGCCGATCCGCTTCCACGCCTCGCCGTGAAGCCGGCCGCCCTTGGCCCACCAGATCAGATCCTGGGGGTGCATGTAGGTTTCGCCATGCCCGGCATAGCCGCCGCGCATGACGGTGAGCCAGAAGCGGTGCACCAGTTCTTCGGCACTGATGTTGCCCCATGGGAAGACGATGTTGCCTTCATATTCAGGTTCGTCGTTGACGACCGGCTTGCCGTAGGCGTCGCGCCATTCGGGCGTGCGTTTCACATCCCAGTTCTGGATGCAGACATGGCTGACCCATGGCTTGCGGTGGTCGAAATTCATCGACTGCTCGCCATTGTGGATCGATTTCAGATGTTGGTAGGGGTCGTTTTCCTCGAGGATATGGAAGTAGCGGTCCCACTGCGCCATCGGCTTGGTGTCGAGCAGGAAATCGTACTCGTTGGCCAACGACCACCAGACGTTGCGGTAGGCAGCAAGCCGTGCGGCGAGGTAGGCGACATAGCGGAAATCCTGAGCCGCGCTCATGTTGGCGTAGCCCCAACGGTCATAAGGATGGAAGATGATGATATCGGTTTCGATGCCGAGATCGCGCAACGCGCCGACCTGCGCCTCGAAATGGCGGAATGCAACAGGGTTCGGCCGGTCGAAATCTTTCTTGCCGTCCGGCCTGGCCTCGAAGATCGCGTGCAGCGCCGCATTGGTGTTGAAGGGATAGTCTTTCGGGAAGACACCCATGCGCAGCTTGTTGAAGCGTGCATTCTTCAAGGTCGCCAGCGTCTCGGCCTGCATGTCGAGCGGCTGGTGCGTCCAGGCATAGCAAGTGGTGCCGAAGGGGAAGTAGGGCGTGCCGTCGGCATAGGCGAAATGGAATTTGTTGCGCACGCGCACCGGACCGTGGTTGCCCGCCGATGGTGCCGTTGCCTCGAAGGCGCCGCTCTTGCCCGCCAGTGACGGGATGGTGGAGTGCGTGACGTAACTCCAGCTGCCTTCATTGTCCGGCATGAAACGGATGCGATAGGTGCCGTCGCCATCGTAGAAGCCTGGCACCGCGATGCTGCGGTTCGCTTGCGAAAAGCTGGCGGACAACTCGATCTCGACAAAGGGATTGCCATCCGCAGGCCCCTTCAGTTCGATCTCGAACATGTCCCATTTCTCGACTGTCGTGCCGTCGGTCATGCGTGGTTCCTTGCGTTGCTATTCCTTGACCGCGCCCGATGTCAGCCCCGAGACGAAGTAGCGCTGGAAGATGAGGTAGACGATCGCCGCGGGCAGCACCGTCATGACGATCGCCGCGTTGAGCTGGCCGTAGTCGCGGGCGAACTGGCTCTGGAACGACATCAGGCCGAGCGGCAGCGTCCAGCGATCCGGATCCTGCAGGATGACCAGTGCCATGGCGAATTCGTTCCAGGTGGCGACGAAGTCGAGGATCAGCAGCGCCGCAAGCACCGGCAGCGACACCGGCAGGAAGATGCGCCGGAACACGGTGAAATGCGACGCGCCGTCGATAAGCGCCGCCTCGCTCAGTTCCTTCGGCACGTCTTTGAAGAAACCGTGCAGGATGAACACTTGGTAAGGGACGCCGAAGGCGAGATAGGGCAGGATGATGCCGACATAGGTGTTGATCAGCCCGAAGCTGTTCACCTGCTTGAAGATCGGCGCCAGCATCACCTGGAACGGGATCATCGTGCCGAACACGATGGCAAGGAAGACGACCTTGTGTCCCCGGATCTGGATGCGGCTCAGCGAATAGGCGGCCATGGCCGATATCATCAGCCCGAGTGGCACCTTGATGACGGTGATGATGGTGCTGTTGACGACCGTTGTGCCGAAATCGCCGCGCCGCCAGGCATTGGTAAAATTCTCCCAGGCGATGCTGGTCGGTGGCGAGAACGCGCCGGTCCCCATCACCGTCGCGTTCGATTTCAGCGACGTGAAGATGATGAAGACGAACGGCGCGATCCAGATCATGGCGACGATGATCAGCGTGATCCACAGTGCCACCAGCAGCGGATCCACCCGCTCCGCGCCGGCCTGGCGAAAGGGGCTGGCCACACCGCTCATTGATAGGCCTCGTGCCGCTTGAGCGTCCAGCGCAGGTAGGGGATAACGATGGCGACGGTGATGAGCAGAAGCACGACGGAAATGGCGCTGCCGCGGCCGAAGTCACCGAGTTGCATGGCTTGCGTATAGGCCCACATGGCCAGCATCTGCGTCGATTGCGCCGGTCCGCCGCCGGTCATGCCGTAGACGATGTCGAAGGCTTTCAGCGAGTTGATCAGCGACAGGATCAGGACGATGGTGATGGTGGGCCTCAGCGCCGGCAGCGTCACGTAGCGGAACAGCTGGAAGCGTCCTGCGCCATCGATGCGGGCGGCTTCGATCAGCGTCGGCGAGACCCCTTGCAGCCCGGCCAGGAACAACACCATCGAGAAGCCCGCGACCTCCCAGACATAACCGATGAAGACCGAATAGAGCGCGACGTTGCGGTCGCCCAGCCAATCCTGGATCAGGTTGGGCCATCCGGCCGCGGAGAGCAAACTGTTGAACAACCCGAAGAAAGGGTCGAACATCCAGCGCCACATCGTTGCCACCGCGATCGGCGCGATGATCACGGGCATGTAGAACAGAGCGCGCAGCGGCGAGCGGCCGGGGATGTTCTGGTTGAGGCCGAGCGCCAGCCCAAAGCCGATCAGCGGCGGGAAGACAACTGACAGGAAAGTCCAGATCAGCGTGTTCTTGAAGGCGACCCAGAAGACCGGATCGTCGGCGAGCACGTAGCGGTAGTTGTCGAGCCCCACCCAATGCTTGTCCGCGTTCAGTCCATTCCATTTCATGAAGCTGAGCTGGATGACGTCGATCATCGGGTAGAAGGCAAAGACTGCGTAGGTCAGCACCGCAGGCGCCAGTAGTATCAGTCCCTGCAGGGTCGGATCCTGCAGTTTCCGGCGAAGCTGACCTGACCGGGTCGGCATTCGCGCATGGCGATCGGCGGCGGAAATGTTCACAGCCATGTATCATCCCAGGAGCGGTGCGAAAAAATCGGCTGGCCGGCCCCGGCCTTCGGCTTGTCGGGGCCGGCCATCGCGAGGTTCAATATCAGCTGCGGTTGCCGATGAATTTCTGCAGCTCGGCAGCTGCCGCCTTAGGATCGAGATTGTCGCTGGCAACCTCGTTGATGACCCGGAAATATTCGGTCGTGACATCGAGCGGGAAGGCCTGGTCGCCATTGACGAATGTCGACGGGAACTTGCCGAAAATCTCGATCCATTTCTGGTCGAGCGGTTCGGTGCTCGTGTACTTTACGTTCTTGTTGACCGAGATCGAACCGAAATCGCCAAGGTGCTTTTGCTGCACGTCGGTGGATTCCAGATAGTTCAGGAATTTGGCGGCGATGTCGGGAACTTTGCTCTTGGTCGAAATGTAGTTGTACTCGGCGAAGCCATAGAGGCGGTCGGTGCCGGTCGGGAACGCGAACAGGCCGAAATCGGCTGTGCGGTTTTCGCCCTTGAGCTGTCCCACCAGCCAGTCGCCTTCAAGCATCATGGCGGCCCGATTGCCGAGGAAGAGATTGAACGACTGCGCCTGATCGATGCCCATGAACGGCTTCAGCGTGTAATTCGATGTCCATTTGTGGAACTCCTCGAAGGAGGCCGTGGCGCAGGCCTCGTCAGCCCAGCTCACTCGCATGCTCATCAGCTGGTCATGCTTCTCGACGCCGCATTTGGTTTCCAGGATCATGTCCATGAGACGCATGACGTGCCAGTTGACGGTTCCGCCAAAGGTGATCGCCGGAATGCCGGCGGCTTTGAGCTTCTCTGCGTCGGCGACGAGCTCATCATAGGTCGCGGGGGCAGTGGTGATGCCGGCCTTCTCGAACAGCGCCTTGTTGTAGTAGAGCGCCTCGCCGTGGAATGTGTAGGGTACGCCGTGCCTGCCACCCTCATACTGCTTGGAGAAGGAGAGCGCCGGTGAGAGCAGTTCGTCGTCCCATTTGTATTCGGCGTAGTATTTGTCGAGCGGTAGGCTAAGTCCCGCCTTGACGAATTCGCCGCCAAGGCCGAGGCCGCCCCACATGAAATAGATGTCTGGTCCCTGGTCGGAACCTGAGGCGACGCGTAGCGCCGACTTGTGTTCATCGGTGCCGCGGCCCTCAACCTTGATGGTGACGCCTGGATTGGCGGCCTCGAACTCCTTCACGATGTCAGCCCAGGCCTTGTTTGCGGAATCGTTGGCGAAGGTCAAAGTCCAGACCTTGATCTCCTGGGCCGACGCCGCGCTGGCGACCATCATGGCGATACCGCTCAAAAGCGCTATGCGCCGAATTTTCCTCGACGTTTGCATAGTTTCCTCCTCGTCGGGCTCCCTCAAGATGCACTGAGCCTTCGAAGCCGACCCTAGTTATATTAATCATCATGTCAACTGGTATAATGAGATGAAGAGTGATGCTCGGCATCTGCGGTATCGGCGGCACGCACCGGAACGCAGCCTCTGCAAAGATCGGTGCGGCCGCTTGGTCGGCGGCTACTTGCCCAGGGCCAAGTATCGCAGGTCGGGGTCGCGCCTCTGGCGCATATGGACTAGGACGGACAGGTCGGTTGGTCCTAGCCTATTGCCGAACCCGACTGCATCGTCCCGGCGGGCGACCGTCTGGACGCGAGAATGATGCAGGCGACATTTCCGGTATTCGACCTCAAGCGGTTCGAAGACGCCGGCGCACGAGAGAAAAAGACGCTCGGCGCCGAGGTCGACCGCATCTGCCGCGACACCGGGTTTCTGGCTGTGACCAACCACGGTATTCCGCAAGCGGTGGTCGACGCGGCGTGGTCGAAGGCCCGCGCCTTCTTCGATCTGCCGCCGGAGCAGAAGCAGCGCGCGAAGGCGCCCTACAAGGGCTATCCGTACGGTTATCTCGGCCCCGAACTCGAAGCCTTGGCCAAATCCCGCAACGTCGACACGCCACCCGACCTCAAGGAGAGTTTCAACGGCGGACCGCTCAGCGTGCCGCAAGGCATGTCCGATCCAGAGGCGCTTGCCTTCTGTTATGCGCAAACGATCTGGCCTGAAGAACCGGACGGATTCGTCGACGCCTGGAAAGCCTATTATGCGGCGCTCGAGGATCTGGCGCTGCGCATCATGCGTGTCTTCGCCACGGCGCTTGGCCTGTCTGAAAATCATTTCGACAGCTATCTCGATGCGCCGATCAGCGCGCTGCGGGCGCTCAACTATCCCGAACAGCATGTCGCGCCGAAGCCCGGCCAGATCCGCGCCGGCGCCCACACCGACTATGGCAGCCTGACCATCCTTTTGCCGCAGGCCGGATCGCGCGGCCTTCAGATCATCACGCCGGATGGAGAATGGACCGAGGTGCCGCCGATCCCGGGAGCCTTCATCATCAACATTGGCGACCTGATGGCGCGCTGGACCAACGACCGCTGGGTCTCCACACTGCATCGTGTGGTCAATCCATCGACAGAACAGGGCGGCAGGGACCGGCGCCAGTCGATGGCCTTCTTCCATCAGCCGAACTGGGATGCCGAGATCAAGGTGCTCGACGGCTGCCTTGCCGATGGCGAGGCGCCGAAATACGCACCGGTGCGCTCCGGCCCCTATCTGATGGGAAAATTCAAGGCGACGACGAAGTAATGCATGCCGCCCAAAAGTGTGTGATGCTACCTGCCGAGAACCAGCGACCAATAGCGCAGGTTGGGGTCACGTCCGTCGCGGACATAGGCGAGCCCGAAGCGGCTGAAATCCGCATCGAGTATGTTGCGCCGGTGACCTTGCGAATGCATCCAGATGTCGAACAGTTTTTGCTGGTCGAAGCGGCCTTCGGCGATGTTCTCGGCCGCGGCTCCCCGCACGCCGTTGTCCTTCATGCGCGAGGCAAAATCCTTGCCCCAGCCCGTGGTGTGGCTCATGCGCTCCCGCGATGCCATGTAGCCGGCCTGCTGCAGCGCCGCCTGCTCGAGCTGGGCGTCCGGCGTCAGCGGGCCGAGCCCGGCTGTGGCGCGCAAACCCGCCAGAGTGGCGGTGGCTGAGGAGGAGACGCCTGCGCCTTCGCCCGTCGGGACTGAGACGGTGCTGCAGGCGGAAAGCACGGCAATGGCTGCAAGGCCGGCTACCTTGAGCAACGTGCGCCTGTTCGGATTCGGGATTGGGGAGTTTGCAGTTTTCGCGATCGTCATGCCCACCTGACATAATGGCGATCATGGCTTTTGCCGGGCAGGGCGGTAAAATCTGAGATGGAAATGAGAAGCCAACCGCTCATTTCACAAGGGTGATCAGGCGGCTGGCATACATCTCGCGATTTCCAAACACGGCCGAGCAGTCGGTTTTGATGGATGAGTTTCCGGTCATCTGCACGGTCAAGCCAACAAGCCTCAGACAGTCCCCCTGACCGCTCATATCTGAGTTGCCGGCAAAGGAAATGGCCGCGTCAGGCGCATAGACGAAACCGCTGATCACGGAATTTGCGCCGCCATTCAGCGTCAAGGCCGACGTGTTGCCGCGGTTCTCGAAAATGGTGATGCCGGCGTAGGGACCGCTGGTGGGTGGCGATAGATTCACCTGTTCATTGGCATTTATGGTGATCTGTGAGCCCTCCATGAGGAATAAGGTCACGCCTTGACCGGTCAGGCTGCCGTTGCCGCCGGGTTTCAAGGTGACGCCGCGGAAAATGTAGACGCCCGGATTGAGCGTGATGTTTCCCGACAACGTCTTGTCGCAATAGGTTCCGGGCGACAGCGCATAGGTTTTGCCGTTCGGGACCGGCAGGCACAATGTGTAGGGGGGAGGGACGACATCCGCCAGAGGATCGAAAGACGCATATTGATGTTCGAGCGGGGCTCCGCAGGTGAGATTGGCGCTGGGCGGCAAAAGCCCGGAAGTGCCG contains these protein-coding regions:
- a CDS encoding multidrug resistance efflux pump — its product is MNAVAKVDENAAKVEMEAPAQPTAAPVAVASPIEPVQAPKKKRRMGRFLLMFALPAALIIGGGYVWVTGGRYQETENANLQQAKVSIASDTAGRIVQVAIADNQMVKQGDLLFAIDPEPYRIALAQADAAVAAARLNVEQLRAAYSQSTAQEKSASSEVDYAQSQYDRAADLAQKGINAKSSLDQARNDLDKAKQQVAVAQQGIISAKAALGGNPDIETDKHPTVMAALAARDKAAYDLAQTTVKAPADGVISQASSFKVGQYVGSGTPLFSLVETNDTWIDANFKETQLTNMRPGQKAEIVVDTYPGKTFEATVKAIGAGTGAEFSLLPAQNATGNWVKVTQRIPVRLELTDPDARMALRTGMSASVTVDTGVARGFPAIFGHATAGEAAH
- a CDS encoding drug resistance transporter, EmrB/QacA subfamily, whose protein sequence is MSTPEPFREVPHRGLITVALMLATIMQALDTTIANVALPTMTGDLGASPDNINWVLTSYIVAAAIMTPVTGWLADRFGRKELFLTTVVGFTVFSMLCGLAWSLETIVLFRLMQGVFGAAIVPLSQTFLLDINPKERHGQAMAIWGAGIMLGPILGPTLGGWLTDNFNWRWVFFINLPVGIVAFLGMAAYLPAVARRVRSFDFFGFAMISLGVGALQLMLDRGGEVDWFSSVEIWIELGLAITGFWVFIIHTVTAEHPFIDPKIFLDRNFVTGLAFIFIMGVLILASMSLLPPMLSTIFGYPTITIGIVIGPRGIGTMISMLVVGRLMNKIDARILVVIGFLLTAQSLYTMASFTPQMDNWLILSSGVIQGLGMGMVFVPLSTVAFATLDARYRTDATALFSLVRNLGSSIGVSVVTVLLVRNTQINHAELSAFINPFNPNLWAVSPAAAGGDPMALSEVDRMVNLQAMMISYVNDFKILMVMTLLAIPFVFLLRKPKAAPAGGAPAAHMD
- a CDS encoding ABC transporter ATP-binding protein, which encodes MSSVQIVDVKKSYGATPVIHGVSVDIEDGEFVILVGPSGCGKSTLLRMIAGLETISGGEISIGERVVNHLQPKERDIAMVFQNYALYPQMTVAQNMGFALELAGAKKAEIKEKVDTAASILGLQPLLARYPRQLSGGQRQRVAMGRAIVRDPKVFLFDEPLSNLDAKLRVQMRSEIKALHQRLKSTIVYVTHDQIEAMTMADKIVVLNGGRIEQIGSPLDLYDRPVNMFVAGFLGSPAMNFIEGTARDNPHPGLELDDGSIIPLSAIPATAAGRRLVLGVRPEDIHIDSTTGAAARVIVVEPTGAETHLSVEMAGHELVCVLRERVTLRPDETVMLSLRKSTVHFFDPASGSRI
- a CDS encoding ABC transporter permease, translated to MSGVASPFRQAGAERVDPLLVALWITLIIVAMIWIAPFVFIIFTSLKSNATVMGTGAFSPPTSIAWENFTNAWRRGDFGTTVVNSTIITVIKVPLGLMISAMAAYSLSRIQIRGHKVVFLAIVFGTMIPFQVMLAPIFKQVNSFGLINTYVGIILPYLAFGVPYQVFILHGFFKDVPKELSEAALIDGASHFTVFRRIFLPVSLPVLAALLILDFVATWNEFAMALVILQDPDRWTLPLGLMSFQSQFARDYGQLNAAIVMTVLPAAIVYLIFQRYFVSGLTSGAVKE
- a CDS encoding ABC transporter permease; the protein is MAVNISAADRHARMPTRSGQLRRKLQDPTLQGLILLAPAVLTYAVFAFYPMIDVIQLSFMKWNGLNADKHWVGLDNYRYVLADDPVFWVAFKNTLIWTFLSVVFPPLIGFGLALGLNQNIPGRSPLRALFYMPVIIAPIAVATMWRWMFDPFFGLFNSLLSAAGWPNLIQDWLGDRNVALYSVFIGYVWEVAGFSMVLFLAGLQGVSPTLIEAARIDGAGRFQLFRYVTLPALRPTITIVLILSLINSLKAFDIVYGMTGGGPAQSTQMLAMWAYTQAMQLGDFGRGSAISVVLLLITVAIVIPYLRWTLKRHEAYQ
- a CDS encoding ABC transporter substrate-binding protein → MQTSRKIRRIALLSGIAMMVASAASAQEIKVWTLTFANDSANKAWADIVKEFEAANPGVTIKVEGRGTDEHKSALRVASGSDQGPDIYFMWGGLGLGGEFVKAGLSLPLDKYYAEYKWDDELLSPALSFSKQYEGGRHGVPYTFHGEALYYNKALFEKAGITTAPATYDELVADAEKLKAAGIPAITFGGTVNWHVMRLMDMILETKCGVEKHDQLMSMRVSWADEACATASFEEFHKWTSNYTLKPFMGIDQAQSFNLFLGNRAAMMLEGDWLVGQLKGENRTADFGLFAFPTGTDRLYGFAEYNYISTKSKVPDIAAKFLNYLESTDVQQKHLGDFGSISVNKNVKYTSTEPLDQKWIEIFGKFPSTFVNGDQAFPLDVTTEYFRVINEVASDNLDPKAAAAELQKFIGNRS
- a CDS encoding oxidoreductase, 2OG-Fe(II) oxygenase family codes for the protein MMQATFPVFDLKRFEDAGAREKKTLGAEVDRICRDTGFLAVTNHGIPQAVVDAAWSKARAFFDLPPEQKQRAKAPYKGYPYGYLGPELEALAKSRNVDTPPDLKESFNGGPLSVPQGMSDPEALAFCYAQTIWPEEPDGFVDAWKAYYAALEDLALRIMRVFATALGLSENHFDSYLDAPISALRALNYPEQHVAPKPGQIRAGAHTDYGSLTILLPQAGSRGLQIITPDGEWTEVPPIPGAFIINIGDLMARWTNDRWVSTLHRVVNPSTEQGGRDRRQSMAFFHQPNWDAEIKVLDGCLADGEAPKYAPVRSGPYLMGKFKATTK
- a CDS encoding SCP-like extracellular translates to MLKVAGLAAIAVLSACSTVSVPTGEGAGVSSSATATLAGLRATAGLGPLTPDAQLEQAALQQAGYMASRERMSHTTGWGKDFASRMKDNGVRGAAAENIAEGRFDQQKLFDIWMHSQGHRRNILDADFSRFGLAYVRDGRDPNLRYWSLVLGR